One Melospiza melodia melodia isolate bMelMel2 unplaced genomic scaffold, bMelMel2.pri scaffold_91, whole genome shotgun sequence DNA window includes the following coding sequences:
- the LOC134414018 gene encoding zinc finger protein 239-like, producing the protein MPRDTEAEQELSMESREDKCLRQNLVEEAILSGSTAQEANGEEKPRRCCTRRGCKRSWRGSEGERASLGREGGQRWSQSSEQVLHEQLHDGKKPHTCVECGKNFRWNCDLILHQRTHTGEKPYECGECGKSFSLSSNLIKHQRIHTGEKPYECGECGKSFCGSSSLIKHQRIHTGERPFECGECGQSFSQRSHLISHQRTHTGERPYECSKCGKGFQTSSHLLRHYQSHTEERPFQCPDCGKGFRWNSTLVRHRRIHTGERPYECDKCRKRFQTSSHLLQHYRIHTEERPFRCPECGKGFKHNSTLVKHRRIHTGERPYECPQCGKSFPSSSDLTRHQRRHQ; encoded by the exons atgccccgggacactgaggcag agcaggagctgagcatggagagcagggaggacaaatgcctgcggcagaacctggtggaagaggccattttgagcggctccacggcgcaggaagccaacggggaggaaaagccccggagatgctgcacgaggaggggctgcaaacgcagctggcggggatctgagggggaaagagccagcctgggccgggaaggcggacagagatggagccagagctcggagcaagtgctccatgagcagctccatgatgggaagAAGCCCCATACGTGCGTGGAGTGTGGAAAGAACTTCAGGTGGAACTGTGACCTGATcctgcaccagaggacccacactggggagaagccctatgagtgtggggagtgtgggaagagcttcagcctgagctccaacctgatcaagcaccagagaatccacactggggagaagccctatgagtgtggggagtgtgggaagagcttctgtgggagctccagcctgatcaagcaccagaggatccacactggagaacggCCCTTCGAGTGCGGAGagtgtggacagagcttcagccagcgctcccacctgatctcgcaccagaggacccacactggggagaggccctacgagtgttccaagtgtgggaaggggtttcagaccagctcccatctcctccgacactatcagagtcacacagaggagaggcccttccaatgccccgactgtgggaagggattcaggtggaactccaccctcgtcagacacaggcgcatccacactggggagaggccctatgagtgtgataaatgcaggaagaggtttcagaccagctcccacctcctccagcactatcggattcacacagaggagaggcccttccgctgccccgagtgcgggaagggattcaagcacaactccaccctcgtcaagcaccggcgcatccacactggggagaggccctacgagtgtcctcagtgtgggaagagcttccccagcagctctgacttgacccgacaccaacggaggcaccagtaa